In Cololabis saira isolate AMF1-May2022 chromosome 1, fColSai1.1, whole genome shotgun sequence, the following proteins share a genomic window:
- the LOC133443681 gene encoding histone H3, with protein sequence MARTKQTARKSTGGKAPRKQLATKAARKSAPATGGVKKPHRYRPGTVALREIRRYQKSTELLIRKLPFQRLVREIAQDFKTDLRFQSSAVMALQEASEAYLVGLFEDTNLCAIHAKRVTIMPKDIQLARRIRGERA encoded by the coding sequence ATGGCCAGAACCAAGCAGACCGCTCGTAAGTCCACCGGAGGCAAAGCCCCCAGGAAGCAGCTGGCCACCAAGGCCGCCCGGAAGAGCGCCCCGGCCACCGGCGGAGTGAAGAAGCCTCACCGCTACAGGCCCGGTACCGTGGCTCTGAGGGAGATCCGCCGCTACCAGAAGTCCACGGAGCTGCTGATCCGCAAGCTGCCCTTCCAGCGGCTGGTGAGAGAAATCGCTCAGGACTTCAAGACCGACCTGCGCTTCCAGAGCTCCGCCGTCATGGCCCTGCAGGAGGCCAGCGAGGCTTACCTGGTGGGGCTGTTCGAGGACACCAACCTGTGCGCCATCCACgccaagagggtcaccatcatgCCCAAAGACATCCAGCTGGCCCGCCGCATCCGCGGGGAGAGAGCTTAG